The Nerophis lumbriciformis linkage group LG07, RoL_Nlum_v2.1, whole genome shotgun sequence genome window below encodes:
- the epb41l3a gene encoding band 4.1-like protein 3a isoform X8, with product MTTEQSEPQEAESLPEAAAHSTPIQVGEGGASQYKGSLLADESIGHLSPGSRVAPSPVRNALNFRTMQAKVTLLDGSLFTCTVEKRARGLQLFEKVCEHVNLLERDYFALSFRDADNNKNWLDPGKEMKKQVRGVPWHFFFNVKFYPPNPTQLSEDISRYFLCLQLRQDIVSGRLPCSFATHTVLGSYTIQSELGDYDPDECGLDYVSELCFAPNQSKQMEEKIMELHKSYRGMTPAEAEMHFLENVKKLSMYGVDLHHARMVGSRFDCLSSGPSEDSEGVAIMLGVCSSGLLVYRDRLRINRFSWPKILKISYKRNNFYIKIRPGEFDQFESTIGFKLLNHRAAKRLWKVCVEHHSFFRLVSPEEPPKRFLTLGSKFRYSGRTQIQSRRASSQISRPAPNFPRCISKRNLLSRSLDGAPSDTPTSSLNGSPAITANGSSQTDMGTGLYAVSKTITASDLITTVTPEKRMEEQMDEVTNQTRAFRPVEEVHDSMEAEHEAEHEAEHEAEKEADKEADKEVDKVAEQEAEQQDDEETTKVTEVSQSPLTPEQLDDNLKHTELTETVDGDLTATESEQEEDLKSDQEVLASPENVEKPPSTISDLRRSFLEGGGTAGGLTEWEKRLAASPVRRADDSPMIEPLEAEEEGGATVKREPLQPIKGKSITLGRSYDTTSGSVVAITNDVIVMRARGDDVITGGLSSYKAEPRLPVGHSGTIGEEAPLFVGGSPAPVLSNLTSKKSPFMAPPITGMSPELTALLKSAREQKAFMEHNLLKTSERVETIMMASEKEPTAEQHQVVPVLRKTLTYEAPGRQADSDRPAGLLLSSQTFTAETSTTSSTTHITKMVNRGISETRIEKRIVISGDTEMDHDQALAAALSEARRQHPELSVTRVVIHKETEVDPDDRLID from the exons ATGACGACAGAGCAGAGCGAGCCGCAGGAGGCGGAGTCTCTCCCTGAAGCCGCCGCCCATTCCACACCCATTCAG GTAGGGGAGGGCGGGGCATCCCAGTACAAAGGCAGCTTATTGGCCGACGAGTCAATTGGTCACCTGTCCCCGGGCAGTCGTGTCGCTCCCTCCCCGGTCAGGAACGCTCTGAACTTCAGAACTATGCAGGCCAAAGTCACCCTGCTGGACGGCTCTCTGTTTACGTGCACTGTGGAG AAACGAGCTCGCGGTCTTCAGCTGTTCGAGAAGGTCTGCGAGCACGTCAACCTGCTGGAGCGGGACTATTTTGCCCTGTCCTTCAGAGACGCCGACAACAACAAG AACTGGTTGGATCCTGGGAAGGAGATGAAGAAACAGGTCAGAG GTGTCCCCTGGCACTTCTTCTTCAACGTCAAGTTTTACCCGCCGAACCCCACCCAGCTGTCTGAGGACATCTCCAG GTACTTCCTGTGTCTGCAGCTTAGACAGGATATCGTTTCCGGTCGTCTTCCGTGTTCCTTCGCAACTCACACCGTCCTCGGCTCCTACACCATCCAATCCGAGCTGGGGGACTACGATCCAG ATGAATGTGGCTTGGATTACGTGAGCGAACTTTGTTTTGCTCCCAACCAAAGCAAGCAGATGGAGGAGAAGATCATGGAGCTCCACAAAAGTTACAG AGGAATGACACCAGCTGAAGCCGAGATGCACTTCCTGGAAAACGTGAAGAAACTTTCTATGTATGGAGTTGACCTTCATCACGCCAgg ATGGTAGGAAGCCGCTTTGATTGCTTGTCTTCTGGTCCCTCCGAG GACTCAGAGGGCGTGGCCATCATGCTGGGCGTGTGCAGTAGCGGCCTGCTGGTCTACAGGGACCGGCTGAGGATCAACAGGTTTTCGTGGCCAAAGATCCTAAAGATCTCCTACAAAAGGAACAACTTCTACATCAAGATACGGCCTGGAGAG TTTGACCAGTTTGAATCGACAATTGGTTTCAAGCTGCTGAACCACCGAGCAGCTAAGAGATTGTGGAAAGTTTGTGTGGAGCATCACTCCTTCTTCAG GCTCGTCTCTCCGGAAGAACCTCCAAAGCGTTTTCTCACCCTCGGTTCCAAGTTCCGCTATAGCGGTCGTACACAGATCCAGAGTCGCAGAGCCAGCTCTCAGATCTCCAGACCAGCTCCCAATTTCCCGCGGTGCATCAGCAAGAGGAACCTGCTGAGTCGCAGCCTGGATGGAG CTCCGAGTGACACGCCCACATCCTCTCTCAATGGTTCTCCAGCCATCACAGCCAATGGAAGCTCACAAACAG ACATGGGCACTGGACTGTACGCAGTGTCTAAAACCATCACCGCTAGTGACCTCATTACCACGGTGACACCTGAGAAGAGGATGGAGGAGCAGATGGATGAAGTAACCAATCAGACGAGAGCTTTTAGACCAG TCGAGGAGGTGCATGACAGCATGGAGGCGGAGCATGAGGCGGAGCATGAGGCGGAGCATGAGGCGGAGAAGGAGGCGGACAAGGAGGCGGACAAGGAGGTGGACAAGGTGGCGGAGCAGGAGGCGGAGCAGCAGGATGACGAGGAGACAACGAAAGTAACAGAGGTCTCCCAAAGTCCTCTGACTCCCGAGCAACTGGACGACAATCTAAAACAT ACAGAGCTGACAGAGACTGTGGACGGAGACCTGACAGCCACTGAG TCTGAACAGGAAGAAGACCTAAAAAGTGATCAG GAAGTTCTGGCCAGTCCGGAAAACGTTGAGAAACCTCCAAGCACCATCAGCGATCTCAGGCGTTCCTTCCTGGAGGGAGGGGGGACAGCGGGAGGACTGACCGAGTGGGAAAAACGCCTTGCCGCGTCGCCTGTTCGACGGGCGGACGACTCGCCGATGATTGAGCCTCTAGAAGCGGAGGAG GAGGGTGGGGCCACAGTAAAGCGTGAACCCCTACAGCCAATCAAAGGGAAGAGCATCACTCTGGGGCGGAGTTATGACACCACTTCCGGCAGTGTTGTCGCCATAACGAACGATGTTATAGTGATGAGAGCGAGGGGTGACGATGTCATCACTGGTGGACTGAGTAGTTATAAGGCGGAGCCTCGACTCCCCGTGGGTCACAGCGGAACGATTGGAGAGGAAGCCCCTCTTTTTGTGGGCGGAAGCCCCGCCCCTGTACTGAGTAACCTGACCAGCAAGAAGTCACCATTCATGGCG CCTCCTATAACCGGAATGTCTCCTGAGCTGACGGCTTTGCTGAAGTCGGCCAGAGAACAAAAAGCCTTCATGGAACACAACCTGCTCAAG ACCTCGGAAAGGGTGGAGACCATTATGATGGCGTCAGAGAAGGAGCCAACGGCGGAGCAGCACCAG GTGGTTCCTGTGTTGAGGAAGACTTTGACGTACGAAGCTCCAGGG AGGCAGGCGGACTCTGATCGTCCCGCTGGTCTGCTGCTGAGTTCCCAGACCTTCACTGCAGAGACGTCCACCACATCCAGCACCACTCACATTACCAAg ATGGTGAATCGGGGGATTTCAGAAACGAGGATCGAAAAGAGGATTGTCATTTCCGGAGACACCGAAATGGACCACGATCAG GCACTGGCGGCGGCGCTCAGCGAGGCCCGGCGGCAGCACCCCGAGCTGTCCGTCACGCGGGTCGTCATCCATAAAGAAACCGAGGTTGACCCCGATGATCGTTTGATTGATTAG
- the epb41l3a gene encoding band 4.1-like protein 3a isoform X5 gives MTTEQSEPQEAESLPEAAAHSTPIQVGEGGASQYKGSLLADESIGHLSPGSRVAPSPVRNALNFRTMQAKVTLLDGSLFTCTVEKRARGLQLFEKVCEHVNLLERDYFALSFRDADNNKNWLDPGKEMKKQVRGVPWHFFFNVKFYPPNPTQLSEDISRYFLCLQLRQDIVSGRLPCSFATHTVLGSYTIQSELGDYDPDECGLDYVSELCFAPNQSKQMEEKIMELHKSYRGMTPAEAEMHFLENVKKLSMYGVDLHHARDSEGVAIMLGVCSSGLLVYRDRLRINRFSWPKILKISYKRNNFYIKIRPGEFDQFESTIGFKLLNHRAAKRLWKVCVEHHSFFRLVSPEEPPKRFLTLGSKFRYSGRTQIQSRRASSQISRPAPNFPRCISKRNLLSRSLDGDMGTGLYAVSKTITASDLITTVTPEKRMEEQMDEVTNQTRAFRPVEEVHDSMEAEHEAEHEAEHEAEKEADKEADKEVDKVAEQEAEQQDDEETTKVTEVSQSPLTPEQLDDNLKHTELTETVDGDLTATESEQEEDLKSDQEVLASPENVEKPPSTISDLRRSFLEGGGTAGGLTEWEKRLAASPVRRADDSPMIEPLEAEEEGGATVKREPLQPIKGKSITLGRSYDTTSGSVVAITNDVIVMRARGDDVITGGLSSYKAEPRLPVGHSGTIGEEAPLFVGGSPAPVLSNLTSKKSPFMAPPITGMSPELTALLKSAREQKAFMEHNLLKTSERVETIMMASEKEPTAEQHQVVMRGFIGPPPCDPPPPPPGGASVTHADDAGDDLNDSDVSDDSQASDDDLSQTSQDAISVLARSVVEEAMDTAVRESQSPTASITNPDSIPASYSPTIRPCSMLGNRPTTSLSLRYHGGEDSGEDSEVDEVGWRTGENSPSPTSPQSPCSMGERHLYYQADPDKDGQTLQEVVPVLRKTLTYEAPGRQADSDRPAGLLLSSQTFTAETSTTSSTTHITKMVNRGISETRIEKRIVISGDTEMDHDQALAAALSEARRQHPELSVTRVVIHKETEVDPDDRLID, from the exons ATGACGACAGAGCAGAGCGAGCCGCAGGAGGCGGAGTCTCTCCCTGAAGCCGCCGCCCATTCCACACCCATTCAG GTAGGGGAGGGCGGGGCATCCCAGTACAAAGGCAGCTTATTGGCCGACGAGTCAATTGGTCACCTGTCCCCGGGCAGTCGTGTCGCTCCCTCCCCGGTCAGGAACGCTCTGAACTTCAGAACTATGCAGGCCAAAGTCACCCTGCTGGACGGCTCTCTGTTTACGTGCACTGTGGAG AAACGAGCTCGCGGTCTTCAGCTGTTCGAGAAGGTCTGCGAGCACGTCAACCTGCTGGAGCGGGACTATTTTGCCCTGTCCTTCAGAGACGCCGACAACAACAAG AACTGGTTGGATCCTGGGAAGGAGATGAAGAAACAGGTCAGAG GTGTCCCCTGGCACTTCTTCTTCAACGTCAAGTTTTACCCGCCGAACCCCACCCAGCTGTCTGAGGACATCTCCAG GTACTTCCTGTGTCTGCAGCTTAGACAGGATATCGTTTCCGGTCGTCTTCCGTGTTCCTTCGCAACTCACACCGTCCTCGGCTCCTACACCATCCAATCCGAGCTGGGGGACTACGATCCAG ATGAATGTGGCTTGGATTACGTGAGCGAACTTTGTTTTGCTCCCAACCAAAGCAAGCAGATGGAGGAGAAGATCATGGAGCTCCACAAAAGTTACAG AGGAATGACACCAGCTGAAGCCGAGATGCACTTCCTGGAAAACGTGAAGAAACTTTCTATGTATGGAGTTGACCTTCATCACGCCAgg GACTCAGAGGGCGTGGCCATCATGCTGGGCGTGTGCAGTAGCGGCCTGCTGGTCTACAGGGACCGGCTGAGGATCAACAGGTTTTCGTGGCCAAAGATCCTAAAGATCTCCTACAAAAGGAACAACTTCTACATCAAGATACGGCCTGGAGAG TTTGACCAGTTTGAATCGACAATTGGTTTCAAGCTGCTGAACCACCGAGCAGCTAAGAGATTGTGGAAAGTTTGTGTGGAGCATCACTCCTTCTTCAG GCTCGTCTCTCCGGAAGAACCTCCAAAGCGTTTTCTCACCCTCGGTTCCAAGTTCCGCTATAGCGGTCGTACACAGATCCAGAGTCGCAGAGCCAGCTCTCAGATCTCCAGACCAGCTCCCAATTTCCCGCGGTGCATCAGCAAGAGGAACCTGCTGAGTCGCAGCCTGGATGGAG ACATGGGCACTGGACTGTACGCAGTGTCTAAAACCATCACCGCTAGTGACCTCATTACCACGGTGACACCTGAGAAGAGGATGGAGGAGCAGATGGATGAAGTAACCAATCAGACGAGAGCTTTTAGACCAG TCGAGGAGGTGCATGACAGCATGGAGGCGGAGCATGAGGCGGAGCATGAGGCGGAGCATGAGGCGGAGAAGGAGGCGGACAAGGAGGCGGACAAGGAGGTGGACAAGGTGGCGGAGCAGGAGGCGGAGCAGCAGGATGACGAGGAGACAACGAAAGTAACAGAGGTCTCCCAAAGTCCTCTGACTCCCGAGCAACTGGACGACAATCTAAAACAT ACAGAGCTGACAGAGACTGTGGACGGAGACCTGACAGCCACTGAG TCTGAACAGGAAGAAGACCTAAAAAGTGATCAG GAAGTTCTGGCCAGTCCGGAAAACGTTGAGAAACCTCCAAGCACCATCAGCGATCTCAGGCGTTCCTTCCTGGAGGGAGGGGGGACAGCGGGAGGACTGACCGAGTGGGAAAAACGCCTTGCCGCGTCGCCTGTTCGACGGGCGGACGACTCGCCGATGATTGAGCCTCTAGAAGCGGAGGAG GAGGGTGGGGCCACAGTAAAGCGTGAACCCCTACAGCCAATCAAAGGGAAGAGCATCACTCTGGGGCGGAGTTATGACACCACTTCCGGCAGTGTTGTCGCCATAACGAACGATGTTATAGTGATGAGAGCGAGGGGTGACGATGTCATCACTGGTGGACTGAGTAGTTATAAGGCGGAGCCTCGACTCCCCGTGGGTCACAGCGGAACGATTGGAGAGGAAGCCCCTCTTTTTGTGGGCGGAAGCCCCGCCCCTGTACTGAGTAACCTGACCAGCAAGAAGTCACCATTCATGGCG CCTCCTATAACCGGAATGTCTCCTGAGCTGACGGCTTTGCTGAAGTCGGCCAGAGAACAAAAAGCCTTCATGGAACACAACCTGCTCAAG ACCTCGGAAAGGGTGGAGACCATTATGATGGCGTCAGAGAAGGAGCCAACGGCGGAGCAGCACCAGGTAGTGATGAGAGGTTTTATTGGTCCACCTCCTTGTGATCCCCCGCCCCCACCACCGGGCGGAGCTTCAGTGACGCACGCTGACGATGCCGGTGATGATTTGAATGACAGCGATGTTAGTGACGACAGTCAGGCGAGTGACGACGACCTTAGCCAGACTAGCCAAGATGCTATCAGCGTCTTAGCTCGGTCGGTCGTAGAAGAGGCCATGGACACAGCAGTCAGAGAGTCTCAAAGCCCCACGGCTAGCATCACTAATCCAGACAGCATCCCCGCTAGCTACAGTCCCACCATCAGGCCCTGTTCCATGCTTGGCAACCGGCCAACTACTAGTCTATCACTACGTTACCATGGTGGCGAGGACTCCGGGGAGGACTCCGAAGTGGACGAAGTTGGATGGAGGACTGGAGAAAACTCCCCTTCCCCCACCTCTCCACAAAGCCCTTGTTCCATGGGTGAGAGGCATCTTTACTACCAAGCTGACCCAGATAAGGATGGTCAGACTCTGCAAGAG GTGGTTCCTGTGTTGAGGAAGACTTTGACGTACGAAGCTCCAGGG AGGCAGGCGGACTCTGATCGTCCCGCTGGTCTGCTGCTGAGTTCCCAGACCTTCACTGCAGAGACGTCCACCACATCCAGCACCACTCACATTACCAAg ATGGTGAATCGGGGGATTTCAGAAACGAGGATCGAAAAGAGGATTGTCATTTCCGGAGACACCGAAATGGACCACGATCAG GCACTGGCGGCGGCGCTCAGCGAGGCCCGGCGGCAGCACCCCGAGCTGTCCGTCACGCGGGTCGTCATCCATAAAGAAACCGAGGTTGACCCCGATGATCGTTTGATTGATTAG
- the epb41l3a gene encoding band 4.1-like protein 3a isoform X4 — protein MTTEQSEPQEAESLPEAAAHSTPIQVGEGGASQYKGSLLADESIGHLSPGSRVAPSPVRNALNFRTMQAKVTLLDGSLFTCTVEKRARGLQLFEKVCEHVNLLERDYFALSFRDADNNKNWLDPGKEMKKQVRGVPWHFFFNVKFYPPNPTQLSEDISRYFLCLQLRQDIVSGRLPCSFATHTVLGSYTIQSELGDYDPDECGLDYVSELCFAPNQSKQMEEKIMELHKSYRGMTPAEAEMHFLENVKKLSMYGVDLHHARMVGSRFDCLSSGPSEDSEGVAIMLGVCSSGLLVYRDRLRINRFSWPKILKISYKRNNFYIKIRPGEFDQFESTIGFKLLNHRAAKRLWKVCVEHHSFFRLVSPEEPPKRFLTLGSKFRYSGRTQIQSRRASSQISRPAPNFPRCISKRNLLSRSLDGAPSDTPTSSLNGSPAITANGSSQTDMGTGLYAVSKTITASDLITTVTPEKRMEEQMDEVTNQTRAFRPVEEVHDSMEAEHEAEHEAEHEAEKEADKEADKEVDKVAEQEAEQQDDEETTKVTEVSQSPLTPEQLDDNLKHTELTETVDGDLTATESEQEEDLKSDQEVLASPENVEKPPSTISDLRRSFLEGGGTAGGLTEWEKRLAASPVRRADDSPMIEPLEAEEEGGATVKREPLQPIKGKSITLGRSYDTTSGSVVAITNDVIVMRARGDDVITGGLSSYKAEPRLPVGHSGTIGEEAPLFVGGSPAPVLSNLTSKKSPFMAPPITGMSPELTALLKSAREQKAFMEHNLLKTSERVETIMMASEKEPTAEQHQVVMRGFIGPPPCDPPPPPPGGASVTHADDAGDDLNDSDVSDDSQASDDDLSQTSQDAISVLARSVVEEAMDTAVRESQSPTASITNPDSIPASYSPTIRPCSMLGNRPTTSLSLRYHGGEDSGEDSEVDEVGWRTGENSPSPTSPQSPCSMGERHLYYQADPDKDGQTLQEVVPVLRKTLTYEAPGRQADSDRPAGLLLSSQTFTAETSTTSSTTHITKMVNRGISETRIEKRIVISGDTEMDHDQDA, from the exons ATGACGACAGAGCAGAGCGAGCCGCAGGAGGCGGAGTCTCTCCCTGAAGCCGCCGCCCATTCCACACCCATTCAG GTAGGGGAGGGCGGGGCATCCCAGTACAAAGGCAGCTTATTGGCCGACGAGTCAATTGGTCACCTGTCCCCGGGCAGTCGTGTCGCTCCCTCCCCGGTCAGGAACGCTCTGAACTTCAGAACTATGCAGGCCAAAGTCACCCTGCTGGACGGCTCTCTGTTTACGTGCACTGTGGAG AAACGAGCTCGCGGTCTTCAGCTGTTCGAGAAGGTCTGCGAGCACGTCAACCTGCTGGAGCGGGACTATTTTGCCCTGTCCTTCAGAGACGCCGACAACAACAAG AACTGGTTGGATCCTGGGAAGGAGATGAAGAAACAGGTCAGAG GTGTCCCCTGGCACTTCTTCTTCAACGTCAAGTTTTACCCGCCGAACCCCACCCAGCTGTCTGAGGACATCTCCAG GTACTTCCTGTGTCTGCAGCTTAGACAGGATATCGTTTCCGGTCGTCTTCCGTGTTCCTTCGCAACTCACACCGTCCTCGGCTCCTACACCATCCAATCCGAGCTGGGGGACTACGATCCAG ATGAATGTGGCTTGGATTACGTGAGCGAACTTTGTTTTGCTCCCAACCAAAGCAAGCAGATGGAGGAGAAGATCATGGAGCTCCACAAAAGTTACAG AGGAATGACACCAGCTGAAGCCGAGATGCACTTCCTGGAAAACGTGAAGAAACTTTCTATGTATGGAGTTGACCTTCATCACGCCAgg ATGGTAGGAAGCCGCTTTGATTGCTTGTCTTCTGGTCCCTCCGAG GACTCAGAGGGCGTGGCCATCATGCTGGGCGTGTGCAGTAGCGGCCTGCTGGTCTACAGGGACCGGCTGAGGATCAACAGGTTTTCGTGGCCAAAGATCCTAAAGATCTCCTACAAAAGGAACAACTTCTACATCAAGATACGGCCTGGAGAG TTTGACCAGTTTGAATCGACAATTGGTTTCAAGCTGCTGAACCACCGAGCAGCTAAGAGATTGTGGAAAGTTTGTGTGGAGCATCACTCCTTCTTCAG GCTCGTCTCTCCGGAAGAACCTCCAAAGCGTTTTCTCACCCTCGGTTCCAAGTTCCGCTATAGCGGTCGTACACAGATCCAGAGTCGCAGAGCCAGCTCTCAGATCTCCAGACCAGCTCCCAATTTCCCGCGGTGCATCAGCAAGAGGAACCTGCTGAGTCGCAGCCTGGATGGAG CTCCGAGTGACACGCCCACATCCTCTCTCAATGGTTCTCCAGCCATCACAGCCAATGGAAGCTCACAAACAG ACATGGGCACTGGACTGTACGCAGTGTCTAAAACCATCACCGCTAGTGACCTCATTACCACGGTGACACCTGAGAAGAGGATGGAGGAGCAGATGGATGAAGTAACCAATCAGACGAGAGCTTTTAGACCAG TCGAGGAGGTGCATGACAGCATGGAGGCGGAGCATGAGGCGGAGCATGAGGCGGAGCATGAGGCGGAGAAGGAGGCGGACAAGGAGGCGGACAAGGAGGTGGACAAGGTGGCGGAGCAGGAGGCGGAGCAGCAGGATGACGAGGAGACAACGAAAGTAACAGAGGTCTCCCAAAGTCCTCTGACTCCCGAGCAACTGGACGACAATCTAAAACAT ACAGAGCTGACAGAGACTGTGGACGGAGACCTGACAGCCACTGAG TCTGAACAGGAAGAAGACCTAAAAAGTGATCAG GAAGTTCTGGCCAGTCCGGAAAACGTTGAGAAACCTCCAAGCACCATCAGCGATCTCAGGCGTTCCTTCCTGGAGGGAGGGGGGACAGCGGGAGGACTGACCGAGTGGGAAAAACGCCTTGCCGCGTCGCCTGTTCGACGGGCGGACGACTCGCCGATGATTGAGCCTCTAGAAGCGGAGGAG GAGGGTGGGGCCACAGTAAAGCGTGAACCCCTACAGCCAATCAAAGGGAAGAGCATCACTCTGGGGCGGAGTTATGACACCACTTCCGGCAGTGTTGTCGCCATAACGAACGATGTTATAGTGATGAGAGCGAGGGGTGACGATGTCATCACTGGTGGACTGAGTAGTTATAAGGCGGAGCCTCGACTCCCCGTGGGTCACAGCGGAACGATTGGAGAGGAAGCCCCTCTTTTTGTGGGCGGAAGCCCCGCCCCTGTACTGAGTAACCTGACCAGCAAGAAGTCACCATTCATGGCG CCTCCTATAACCGGAATGTCTCCTGAGCTGACGGCTTTGCTGAAGTCGGCCAGAGAACAAAAAGCCTTCATGGAACACAACCTGCTCAAG ACCTCGGAAAGGGTGGAGACCATTATGATGGCGTCAGAGAAGGAGCCAACGGCGGAGCAGCACCAGGTAGTGATGAGAGGTTTTATTGGTCCACCTCCTTGTGATCCCCCGCCCCCACCACCGGGCGGAGCTTCAGTGACGCACGCTGACGATGCCGGTGATGATTTGAATGACAGCGATGTTAGTGACGACAGTCAGGCGAGTGACGACGACCTTAGCCAGACTAGCCAAGATGCTATCAGCGTCTTAGCTCGGTCGGTCGTAGAAGAGGCCATGGACACAGCAGTCAGAGAGTCTCAAAGCCCCACGGCTAGCATCACTAATCCAGACAGCATCCCCGCTAGCTACAGTCCCACCATCAGGCCCTGTTCCATGCTTGGCAACCGGCCAACTACTAGTCTATCACTACGTTACCATGGTGGCGAGGACTCCGGGGAGGACTCCGAAGTGGACGAAGTTGGATGGAGGACTGGAGAAAACTCCCCTTCCCCCACCTCTCCACAAAGCCCTTGTTCCATGGGTGAGAGGCATCTTTACTACCAAGCTGACCCAGATAAGGATGGTCAGACTCTGCAAGAG GTGGTTCCTGTGTTGAGGAAGACTTTGACGTACGAAGCTCCAGGG AGGCAGGCGGACTCTGATCGTCCCGCTGGTCTGCTGCTGAGTTCCCAGACCTTCACTGCAGAGACGTCCACCACATCCAGCACCACTCACATTACCAAg ATGGTGAATCGGGGGATTTCAGAAACGAGGATCGAAAAGAGGATTGTCATTTCCGGAGACACCGAAATGGACCACGATCAG GACGCTTAA